The Rubrobacter tropicus nucleotide sequence TCAGGGTCATCCGCGCCTCGTCGCGCGGGCTCGTGGGGATTCTTAGTCGGCTAGCCATCTAGGCTGAGACGGTCTTTTTTCGGACCTAGCTGCGCTTCTGCTCGGCCTTCTCGGCCCGGACGGTGGCGTCGTCTTCGACCTTGGCCTCGTCGGTCTTATCCTCGGCGACGGGACCTTCCTCGTCCTTTTTCTCCTTGTCCTTCTTGTCCTTGTCCTCTAGCTGGCCCTCTTTGGTTCCGGCCTTGAACTCGCGCACGCCGCTACCCAGGCCGCGGGCGAGCTCGGGGATGCGCTTCGCCCCGAAGAGTAGCAGGATCACGACGAGGGCTATTATCAACTCCGTCGGTCCTAGTGTTGGCAATCCGGGTATTAGGGCGAAACTCATCTTTCCTCCTCACGGCTGACCCACAAAATCGTTCCGTCCATTATACGCCCTCCGGCGCGGCGCGGATCAAGGCTGAACGCCCGTGGTCTCCTCCCCGCCCGCCAGAAGCGCCGAGATGCGCTCTTTTATAGCCTGGGAATCTTGCCCGTTGGGCTCTCGGTCGAGGTAGCCGTTGTAGTACTTGATGGCTT carries:
- a CDS encoding twin-arginine translocase TatA/TatE family subunit; the protein is MSFALIPGLPTLGPTELIIALVVILLLFGAKRIPELARGLGSGVREFKAGTKEGQLEDKDKKDKEKKDEEGPVAEDKTDEAKVEDDATVRAEKAEQKRS